AACAAGTGAATACCTGAAACACCACCAGTTATCAGATTATAGTTAATCTGTGTCTACTTTCcacatatatattaataaaagaaaactTTCAATTTACCCTTATAATTTACATTAACTTCCTTCTTACTattcaatatatatatttttttatttttttatttatctatttatttgataatttttaCATTGCATGGGAAAAATAAACTATTGTAAAAATACTATTTTTTACGtgcatttaaataattataaacttaacaaaattttcactactcaaattttaattcttaaatattttattaagaaaaatggaccctattaataaaatataaattactttTGTCCTACTCGTATACATACACCATATTATCAACGTCACGTATTTTCAACTCCCAAGTAACTTAATTACTAAAATTATAACAAATATTTACTTTTTTTACTCAAGTGGATTATATTTATGTttctaattttgataatttttgaaaaaatatttacaatatattgtGATAATTTGAATAGTAAAAATATTGTTAATTTTTTTGAGACAAGTTAAGGAAAAGAAATacaaaaatctttttttttttattcaaattctTGTAAaagataaatattaaataatagaaAACGGAAGATACCCACTTCTCAAGGCgatctctcttttttttattgtttaatatttattttttttaatatttaatttgtaataaaaataaaaagtaaagtaaaagtgggattttttttttctcatgatAAGTCTACAGAGATAGTCCATATGAAAACTCTCAGACACTCAAACTCTCATACACtcaaattagaattaatataagaGAAGAAATATAAAACTGATTAGAAAAAAAatgatatattaattataaatatattcaaGTATTTTGAATGGTActgtattaataattttttttcattataatttaaatagttacacctaataaattatcatAAAATAGGAGACGAACACTAATTTTAAAATCCATTCATGTAATTATGGaccaaaatgaaaataagaattaaaaagaagaagaaaaatgaaattgTCCTTAATGATCGGGAATCAATATAACACATGTTAGCCAAAACATGAATCCACGTGGAATCCTGTGATAAATATGTACAATCAAGTGAACCTTTTGCTGAAGCTAGCTACTAGTGGGAGAAAACATTTATTCCCTATCCGTTTGTTCAATGATttacacaatattttccacctttaAAATGCAGACTTCATCAGACTTGGCTACTCAGAATGAACCATTACCTATAAGCCACAGCCAATCAAGAGAAACCCCTGCAAATATGCCGCCTAACAAGAACACCACAAGAAAATTACCCAGAGCATTCTGCTCAGGTCCCTGCAAAACCAGGAAATTCATTTTCAttagaaaccacttcaaaatctAGCGTTTGTTCTACATCATAACATACATTTGAAGTTGTGAACTAACCTTGTAGCCTTTAGGTGCCACTGTGAGGACACACACAGTGAGATAACCATTTGTTAGCCCCAGAACAGATGTGAGCATGATCATCCATCCCTGATCAGCATATTTTGCAGTGAAGTAGAATGCAGGAATGAATAGAAAACGTGAAAGAACTGCCACCATTAGGCCTTTTCTAGACTCCAATTTCAAGCATTCAATCAAGGGAATGTACCTTGATATGAGATCCAAAATATTGTACATTGCAATCAGAACAAGAGGATACCTGAAACGCCACCAGTTGTCAGATTACAGCTAATTTGTGCCTACAAGGCACTTCTACAGTAAATTTCAAATTCTAGCTTTTCTTATATAATCATGAATTTACACTTACCAAGCCCCCAACTTGTGTTCACCAGTATTTTCATATAAGAATCCAGGGAAAATTGATAATGTCAGCACATATATCAGAAACAGGTCAATTGCATAATCAATATTTTGTAAGAACAGTTTTTTATTGCTCAACCGTTCAAGTTGTTTGAGGTCAGCCTGCAAAAAAAGATGATTGGATAACAATTTCAAGTTAATTATGAGTGTAAATACTGAAAACGAGATTGAAGAAGGTATAGGTATGTTTGCAAGCAATATAACTGCAGGAAGACTACAAGGAAGTTGCTTTACTTCTTGGGTTTGGAGTCCTGCTGCTGCAAGATCAGCTGAAACAGTTTTTGATCCTTCTGAGGCTGCTTTTGCACGGTAATACTTCACTATTGGCAGTTTAGGGAAGACAAATGCATACAATAGAACACATAGAAACTCCAACAAAGTGGAGATTGCTAAAAATAAAACTGCAATGTTAAACAGGAAAATTGTCATTAATAGGCATACTTTAATATACAGATCAACAATGAAATATTGACAAATAGGGTGGAATAAATTCTAAAGGTGAAATAAAGAGTCACATACTGACTCCCTTTCGAAGTCCATGACTAGCCTTTTCAAATGCTGCTTTTGTAATTAGCCTCAAAGCAGAGGTCAGTGCTCCTGCTGCGGCTAAACCAGCAAGAAAGGActgataccaaaaaaaaaaatcaagatgtATAAGGGTCTCAAACTGTACTGAAAATCCAAGAATTCAAAGAGTATTGCAAGAAGACCAACTTGGATGAATTCAGGGCACATTAAAGACAAGTCTCCAACCATTCCACCTTGAACATGAGCATCTGAAATTCCAAAAACAGCAACTATAGCACATATGCCAAGGAAAGATCCAATTCCTCCTTTGCCTGATGTAGCCAAGTCCAGCTATCATAATAAGTGGAGCCAAATTACTTAGAAGGAATGAGTTCAAATTGGACGAGATGAAAATAGATGATTAACAGTACTTACAACCAAGAGCATCAAAGTACTTGCTGTGAAGAGAGTGTATCCAGCTATATTCCGCTTTCTAGTATTAATCTTTGATTCATTGTATGCTAATAACGCCATTGTCCCGAGTGCAAATGGTTGATAGACAAGGGTTAGTACCCTTGAAGGATGGTAACTCTTCAAAtaggtaaaaataaataaataaaaaataaaaaaatcacacCATCAAACAAATTGTTCTGCAAACAGTACTAGGACTCAACACGGACACCCAATTCTTAAATCAGTGGCTTTAAGAGATTTTTGAAATATGTAATCAGTAATGAGAAAATTTAGGTTCAGAAACAAATGGAGGTACCCACCTTAGGGAACAAACTGTAGTAGTAATCTCCTATGGTTAGCATAGTGTTCCAAGCAACAAGGGACCCAAGTCCAAGAATCCAACAAACAATCGTTGCTTTATATTTTCCCTGGATATCACACAAATTAATTCAACAATCAATCCTAATTGATTAAACCAATGAAACCAAGTGTGAGCTGAACAGAAACCTCAAGCCTTGATGGCAGAGCCCCACTTCCATCAGCAATGGCCATGGCTATTGGCTAGTCCTTTCAAAGTGATAAGACGATCGATGTTAATACTGTGCAAAAAAAAGCGTAAACATGAAATTGTTAAAACCCCAAGAACCAGTTTGAAACAAAAAAATACTTATCAAAATATGGAACGCATTTAAAGTCAGAAACCTTATCAAGATTAGCACTGAAAAGAAGAAAAGATGTCACCTTGCGCAACCTTTAATGACCTCTCCTACGGGACTGGAGTGATATGATGCAGAATTCAAAAGCAGAAGATTAAAGATTCTAAATATTTTCCTTGAAAGTGCGAATTGACAATAACGGTTGATGGGTATAAAAAATGGAATCAAAATAATCTTTAATGATATTAGAATCTTTAGTGTTCATCTAAATCCACGGGAGGCAGCGTGTAacattctaaatttttaaatttattattttgtagataaatattaatattttattttattttaattttaaaaaattatttaatattttttaaattttagaaattaggttcgattttttgaaaatataaaattttgataatttttaaaaattaatttaaagaccacgtggtaaaactaaaatatatttggactctacgaatttttctgggttttctaaaattttttcgaaatttttggatctTGTTTTTGGTCTCAAGGCAGAGTAAGAATTCAATATTTTGTCtcatgaatcggaccggccgaatcgaatcgaaccgaatttgATCAGACCTGTCGAATCGGACCAGCTAGCTCTTTTTCTTCTCCCTTCCGCCGCACGCCCGACGTCTCTCCTCTCATAGGTAAACCCactattgtcagacgtcccgagcgcgtccctgaGGTTGGAATCATCATAAGTAAACCCAAAACTTACTTTTTCTttattatctagtgcttgaatgggattaaaaatctataaaatattcgtgatagcttagaaaattataattcattttgcattagtttagtaatattgctaaggaccgcagggcaaagttttagaatttttagagcttatttgggtaatttttgcaaaagggttaattacaaagactaaactataattttacatattgtgattgatgactatttggataggcccaggaggggctgtgtaatgtgattgagttgtgggtgtatggtttgtggatatagaagtgtgttttaagccattttgcaagttgggtaggttctaggtataggggagactctatcgaatttttggcacgacttaggacatatttggtcttttctcagtttgtattgagtaaaatatattaaataattataataaaattgctaggtgagccggaacagccttcctccttcgcccagccgccacagtgactacggttaagtttgtgagtaaaatatgaattttaattataatttcaatattattatatgttcagacatgctcatgcatcacttatatgtatatatctatgtagttaaatattaggcacgttttatattgcattcttaattgatgaattgccatgggtgttgtttgtggtaatttggagcagtgtgtatgtgttagcgtgcgtgtgatatggtactggatatggacaggacgggtagacacggcttgaggaaTACTCGCTGGGACCTAGTCCTTCGGGgtggacacggcttgagatcttcgttgggacctcgtatttggtttattaagcgaaagttcggcttgagatcttcgctagcagatgttggattaagagggctgtataggggattagctcccatatatgtattgtttgacattatcggatgtgtgagtgctccaaattaccttttttatgtgatttgtatgaaaattatggcgatgttacatttcactacatagggtgcattagctttagatagctatagagattatggttaaaattgatattttactctctgagtcgaacgctcactcctgttcaccttatttttccaggatacaggagatttcttattgagttctaacctgcctctctccctcgcaggtcgtctattaatgtctgtaatgtttgtataa
The sequence above is a segment of the Hevea brasiliensis isolate MT/VB/25A 57/8 chromosome 11, ASM3005281v1, whole genome shotgun sequence genome. Coding sequences within it:
- the LOC110640327 gene encoding equilibrative nucleotide transporter 3, whose protein sequence is MAIADGSGALPSRLEGKYKATIVCWILGLGSLVAWNTMLTIGDYYYSLFPKSYHPSRVLTLVYQPFALGTMALLAYNESKINTRKRNIAGYTLFTASTLMLLVLDLATSGKGGIGSFLGICAIVAVFGISDAHVQGGMVGDLSLMCPEFIQSFLAGLAAAGALTSALRLITKAAFEKASHGLRKGVILFLAISTLLEFLCVLLYAFVFPKLPIVKYYRAKAASEGSKTVSADLAAAGLQTQEADLKQLERLSNKKLFLQNIDYAIDLFLIYVLTLSIFPGFLYENTGEHKLGAWYPLVLIAMYNILDLISRYIPLIECLKLESRKGLMVAVLSRFLFIPAFYFTAKYADQGWMIMLTSVLGLTNGYLTVCVLTVAPKGYKGPEQNALGNFLVVFLLGGIFAGVSLDWLWLIGNGSF